A window of the Chryseobacterium arthrosphaerae genome harbors these coding sequences:
- a CDS encoding lmo0937 family membrane protein: MRSLLWLIAVICIVVWLLGMLGIVPGISTGYLIHVLLVIAIVVVLYNIITGRKPLD; the protein is encoded by the coding sequence ATGAGAAGCTTATTATGGTTAATCGCAGTCATTTGTATCGTTGTATGGCTTTTAGGAATGCTGGGAATTGTACCCGGAATCAGTACAGGTTATTTAATACATGTATTACTCGTTATAGCTATTGTTGTAGTACTGTATAACATCATTACGGGCAGAAAGCCTCTGGACTGA
- a CDS encoding prolipoprotein diacylglyceryl transferase: MDFPVTFHIFGKTVLAHPLFEAVGMFMGMRYYFYLKRKSKEKLSFNTSAAVLIGATAGALLGSKLIGNLENPYMMFDGFSLRKFWSSNTIVGGLAFGLLGVELAKKVVHHKESTGDLIVFPLLLAMIIGRIGCFLTGIYEETYGLPTESVFGMHLGDQYLRHPVALYEIGFLIILWACLKYIQRRKKYRSGFLFQVFMLSYFTFRFLLDFIKPRVEVAGNLGTIQIVCICVIIYYIYTIKNIQSQDLKYS; encoded by the coding sequence ATGGATTTTCCTGTAACCTTTCATATTTTCGGCAAAACAGTTCTTGCCCATCCTCTTTTTGAGGCGGTTGGAATGTTTATGGGGATGAGGTATTATTTTTATCTTAAACGGAAATCAAAAGAAAAGCTGTCTTTCAATACCTCTGCTGCTGTTCTGATAGGAGCTACCGCCGGGGCTTTGCTGGGATCCAAACTGATCGGAAACCTGGAAAACCCGTACATGATGTTTGACGGTTTCAGCCTTCGGAAATTCTGGTCCAGCAATACAATTGTAGGAGGATTGGCTTTCGGGCTGCTTGGGGTAGAGCTTGCCAAAAAAGTAGTTCATCATAAGGAAAGCACCGGTGACCTTATTGTTTTTCCTCTGCTGCTTGCCATGATTATCGGAAGGATCGGCTGCTTCCTTACAGGTATCTATGAAGAAACCTATGGATTGCCTACAGAATCGGTTTTCGGGATGCATTTGGGTGATCAGTACCTGCGTCATCCGGTTGCATTGTATGAAATAGGATTTTTAATAATTCTATGGGCTTGCCTGAAATATATTCAGCGACGGAAAAAATACCGTTCAGGATTTCTTTTTCAGGTATTTATGCTGAGCTATTTTACATTCAGATTCCTGCTGGATTTTATCAAACCGAGGGTAGAGGTGGCAGGAAATCTCGGAACGATTCAGATAGTATGTATTTGCGTAATTATTTATTACATTTATACGATTAAAAACATCCAGTCACAAGATTTAAAATATTCATAA
- a CDS encoding GMP reductase, whose protein sequence is MRIEYDIKLGFKDVMFRPKRSTLKSRSEVDLEREFIFKHTRKKWKGVPVIAANMDTVGTFEMAVELAKDKIITAIHKHYTPEEWSRFLDSQPENIHQYIALSTGTGKADEKKIRTILEKHPKIEFLCIDVANGYSEHFVDFVKKARANFPDKVIIAGNVVTGEMVEELLLVGADIIKVGIGPGSVCTTRVKTGVGYPQLSAIIECADAAHGLGGHIIADGGCKVPGDVAKAFGGGADFVMLGGMFAGHDESGGEMIEENGKKYRLFYGMSSKTAMDKHSGGVAEYRASEGKTVKVAYKGPVSETVKDILGGVRSTCTYVGASKLKELSKRTTFIRVQEQENQVFKD, encoded by the coding sequence ATGCGTATAGAATATGACATAAAACTGGGGTTCAAGGATGTAATGTTCCGCCCTAAGCGTTCAACATTAAAGTCCCGTTCAGAAGTGGATCTGGAAAGGGAGTTTATCTTTAAACATACCCGGAAGAAATGGAAGGGAGTTCCTGTGATTGCCGCTAATATGGATACTGTAGGGACTTTTGAAATGGCAGTAGAGCTGGCAAAAGACAAGATCATTACCGCAATTCATAAACATTATACTCCTGAAGAATGGAGCCGTTTTCTGGACAGTCAACCGGAAAATATCCATCAGTATATTGCCTTAAGTACGGGAACCGGAAAGGCAGATGAAAAAAAAATCCGGACGATCCTCGAAAAGCACCCTAAAATTGAGTTTCTATGTATAGATGTAGCCAATGGTTATTCTGAGCATTTTGTTGACTTTGTGAAGAAGGCAAGGGCGAATTTTCCGGACAAAGTTATTATCGCCGGCAATGTAGTTACCGGGGAAATGGTGGAAGAGCTGCTTTTAGTAGGTGCCGATATCATAAAAGTTGGAATCGGTCCCGGTTCAGTATGTACAACCCGTGTGAAAACCGGAGTGGGCTACCCGCAATTATCTGCTATTATTGAATGTGCGGATGCTGCTCACGGTCTGGGAGGTCATATCATTGCTGACGGAGGCTGTAAGGTGCCGGGAGATGTGGCAAAAGCTTTCGGAGGAGGTGCTGATTTTGTGATGCTGGGCGGTATGTTCGCCGGCCATGATGAGAGCGGAGGCGAAATGATTGAAGAAAACGGGAAGAAATACCGTCTCTTCTATGGAATGAGCTCAAAAACAGCGATGGATAAACATTCCGGAGGTGTGGCAGAATACCGGGCTTCTGAAGGAAAAACGGTAAAAGTAGCTTATAAAGGACCGGTCTCAGAAACCGTAAAAGACATTCTGGGTGGTGTACGTTCTACCTGTACCTACGTGGGAGCTTCCAAGCTTAAAGAGCTTTCTAAAAGAACAACATTTATAAGGGTTCAGGAGCAGGAAAACCAGGTATTCAAAGATTAA
- the surE gene encoding 5'/3'-nucleotidase SurE, protein MERPLILVTNDDGITAPGIRNLISFMNEIGEVVVVAPNSPQSGKGHAITINSTLSYEEVTLDGPQTDFSCSGTPVDCVKMALDKILKRRPDIVVSGINHGANSSINVIYSGTMSAAVEAGVEGIPAIGFSLLDFSWEADFTQAKDYIQNIVRRTLENPMPKGIVLNVNIPKLPASEIKGVKVCKQAHAKWEESFDERVNPHGKKYYWLTGYFNNMDDSEDADETALANGYISIVPVKFDLTAYEYMKTLEEVMSFDTVKETK, encoded by the coding sequence ATGGAAAGACCGCTTATTCTGGTTACTAATGATGATGGCATTACAGCTCCTGGTATCAGAAATCTGATCAGTTTTATGAACGAAATCGGAGAAGTAGTGGTAGTAGCCCCTAACTCTCCCCAAAGTGGTAAAGGCCACGCTATCACTATCAATTCTACGCTAAGCTATGAGGAAGTGACCCTTGATGGCCCGCAAACAGATTTTTCCTGCAGCGGAACTCCTGTAGACTGCGTAAAGATGGCTCTTGATAAGATCCTGAAAAGACGTCCTGATATTGTGGTTTCAGGGATTAATCATGGTGCCAATTCATCAATCAATGTTATTTATTCGGGAACGATGTCTGCGGCTGTAGAAGCAGGTGTGGAGGGAATTCCTGCAATTGGATTTTCATTGCTGGATTTCAGCTGGGAAGCAGATTTTACCCAGGCTAAAGACTATATTCAGAATATCGTAAGAAGAACTCTTGAAAACCCGATGCCGAAAGGAATCGTTCTGAATGTGAATATCCCGAAACTTCCTGCATCGGAAATAAAGGGAGTAAAAGTCTGCAAGCAGGCTCATGCCAAATGGGAGGAAAGCTTCGATGAAAGAGTAAACCCGCACGGGAAAAAATACTACTGGCTTACCGGATATTTCAATAATATGGATGATTCTGAAGATGCTGATGAAACAGCATTGGCAAACGGCTATATTTCTATCGTTCCTGTGAAGTTTGACCTTACAGCATATGAGTATATGAAAACGTTGGAAGAAGTAATGTCTTTTGACACTGTAAAGGAAACCAAATAG
- a CDS encoding radical SAM protein, with amino-acid sequence MPVRNYTYYDYTISLCPECLKRVGAKIIIEDEAVFMTKRCPDHGFFKTKIASDVQYYKNIRNYNKASEMPYHFGTDVEYGCPYDCGLCVDHEQHSCLSIVEVTDRCNLTCPTCYAMSSPHYGSHRSLEEIEAMFDTIVKNEGEPDVVQISGGEPTIHPEFFKIMDIAKSKPIKHLMLNTNGIRIANDPGFAEKLATYAPEFEVYLQFDSFKPEVLEDFRGKDLTSVRMKALEKLNELNLSTTLVIVLQKGKNIDEIGKIIEFALQQKCVRGITFQPVEIAGRNREDSAHEKITLTEVRQEILNQFPLLNSDDIIPVPCNPDALAMGYILKLQGETIPLTRYINPADLLNNESRNTIVYEQDQGLHMQLLDIFSTGISVDKVKPKVNQLLCCLPEVCAPDLDYDNLFRIIIMNFMDAHDFDVRAVKKSCVHIVNKDLKLIPFETMNLFYRDDKKNYLEELRKDDKVLF; translated from the coding sequence ATGCCGGTAAGAAACTATACCTATTACGACTATACGATAAGCCTTTGTCCTGAATGTCTGAAAAGAGTGGGAGCAAAGATCATTATAGAGGATGAAGCTGTTTTTATGACCAAGAGATGTCCTGATCACGGTTTTTTCAAAACAAAAATAGCCTCTGATGTACAGTATTACAAAAACATCAGAAACTATAACAAAGCTTCTGAAATGCCCTATCATTTCGGTACGGATGTGGAATACGGCTGCCCCTATGACTGCGGGCTCTGTGTAGATCATGAACAGCACAGCTGCCTTTCGATAGTAGAAGTGACGGATCGTTGTAACCTGACCTGTCCTACCTGCTATGCCATGTCGTCGCCACATTATGGAAGCCACAGAAGCCTGGAGGAAATAGAAGCGATGTTTGATACCATCGTCAAGAACGAAGGTGAGCCTGATGTTGTACAGATCAGTGGAGGAGAGCCTACGATACATCCCGAGTTCTTCAAAATCATGGATATTGCCAAGTCAAAGCCTATCAAACATCTGATGCTGAATACCAATGGGATAAGGATTGCCAATGATCCGGGTTTTGCTGAAAAGCTGGCCACTTATGCCCCTGAGTTTGAGGTATACCTTCAGTTTGATTCATTCAAACCGGAAGTTCTGGAAGATTTCAGAGGAAAAGATCTCACGTCAGTAAGAATGAAAGCACTTGAAAAGCTCAATGAACTTAACCTTTCCACAACATTGGTGATTGTTCTTCAAAAAGGAAAGAATATTGATGAAATAGGGAAAATCATTGAATTTGCTTTACAACAGAAATGTGTACGAGGAATTACCTTCCAGCCTGTAGAAATTGCCGGACGCAACAGGGAAGACTCTGCCCATGAGAAAATTACCCTGACGGAGGTGAGACAGGAAATTCTCAATCAGTTTCCTCTACTGAATTCTGACGACATTATTCCGGTTCCGTGTAACCCGGATGCTTTGGCGATGGGCTATATTTTAAAACTTCAGGGCGAAACCATTCCCCTGACCCGGTATATCAATCCGGCAGACCTTCTGAATAATGAATCAAGAAATACCATTGTGTACGAACAGGACCAGGGCTTACATATGCAGCTGCTGGACATTTTCAGCACCGGTATTTCTGTAGATAAAGTAAAACCTAAGGTGAATCAGTTATTGTGCTGTTTACCTGAAGTCTGTGCACCTGATCTGGATTATGACAACCTGTTCAGAATTATCATTATGAACTTTATGGATGCTCATGATTTTGATGTACGTGCAGTGAAGAAATCCTGTGTTCATATCGTCAACAAGGACCTGAAATTAATTCCATTCGAAACAATGAATCTTTTCTACAGGGATGATAAGAAAAATTATCTGGAAGAACTGAGAAAGGATGATAAGGTGCTGTTTTAA